CAGCTGTTCGTGGCGCACGCGGGCGGGGAGCGCGTGCCATTGCCCGGTGCCGGCGGCGAAGGCCTGAAGGGCCTGGATGGGGACGCACGATTCCTGGGACAGCTCGGAGCGGCGCAGATGCTCGCGGCGCTCCAGCGCCCAGCGCGCGGTCGCCGCTTCGTCGACCTCCGGCCACTGGGCGTATTCGTACGCGGTCACCTCGGCCGACTTGAGGAAGTCCGGGAAGCTGCGGGGGACGGAGCGAATACGGTAGCCAGCGGTTTCGGCCTCGGCGTACCAGCGCAGGAAGCGATCGTCGATCGGCGAGTGGGCGCCGCCTTCGATGCGGACCGGCTCGATGACCTCCGCACCGGGCCGCTCCTGACTGGTCAGGCCGAGGAGCCAATCGACCGAGACCCCGGCGAGGGTGGCGACGGCGGCCAGCGTTTCGGCGCGGGGAAGGCGCGCGTTGGCGGGGGCGAGAAGCTGGGCGAGGGTCGACCGGTCGATCCCGACGGCCTTGGCGTAGGCGGAAGGGCTGAGGCGGGAACGGTCGATGACGAGCTGAAGCCGCTCGCGAAAGCTGGTCACGACGGCGTGGCGCTGTGCAGTCACCGGCACGCTCCGTAAAATCTCGGTTCGAGCGTAATATCACGCTTTCGGCTATTGGCGCGACAACTCCCACGGTATGTCTCGCAATCCCGCATTGCGGCGCGCCGCCCGGCTGCGACATCCTCGCCGGCATGCCGGCAACCCCTTTCGATCATGTGACCTTTTCGCACCGCCGCACCGTCGAGTGGCCGACGGTGGCGCTCTGCGGTGCCGTGTTCGGCGGCTGGGGCGCGCTGACCTACTGGCACGCCTGCCTGCCGCTTGCCGTGTCGATACCGGCGGCGGCGTGGGTGGTGGCGTGGCACTCGTCGTTGCAGCACGAGATCGTGCATGGGCATCCGACGGCGTGGCGGGCGGTGAACCGGGCGCTGGGGTTCGTTCCATTGTCGCTGTGGATCCCGTTCGCACGCTACCGGGCGATGCACCTCGCCCATCACCGCGACGAGCGCCTCACCGACCCGCTGGACGACCCCGAAACCTACTATTGGACGCCGGACGACTGGTCCGCCCTCTCCCCGCCGATCCGCCTTCTGGTCGCCGCGCAGGCGACGCTGCTGGGGCGGATGGCGATCGGCCCGGCGTGGTGCATCGGGCGCTACCTCGCAGCGGATTTTTCGGCGATCTGCGCCGGGGACCGGGCGTTGGCACGGGTCTGGCTGCGGCACGGGGTGGGGTGCATCGCGGTGCTGGCGTGGCTGTGGGCCGTGTGCGGGATGGCGCCGTGGGTCTACGTCGCGCTCTTCGTCTACCCCGGCACGGCGCTGCTCCTGGTGCGCTCGTTCGCCGAACACCGGGCGGAGGACGCTGTGCACCACCGCACGGCGATCGTCGAGCGGGCGCCGGTGCTCGGCCTCCTCTTCCTCTACAACAACCTGCACGCCGCGCATCACGCCCGGCCGACGCTGCCGTGGTACCGCCTCCCGGCATGGTATGCGCAAAATCGCGATATGTTGATTTCCCGCAACGGCGGCCTCGTCTACCGCGGCTATGCCGAGATCGTGCGGCGCTATCTCCTCGCGCCGCACGACATGCCCCTGCACCCCACCGGGCGGGCACCGGACGGGACGGCTTCGGCCGCGGGCGCGATGCGGCCGGCGCCCGGCGCACGTGCCGGCGGTGCGGCGATCCACGGCGCGGCGGTCGGCGCGATCGCGGCGCCCGCCGCGCCCGAGCGTTGACAGCCCCTGCCGCCGAGGCGCCCCCTCGCCCGCCGACCCACCCGTGAGGCGCCGATGGGAACCGCCAGCCTCGGAATGTACGACGCCCCCTTCGTGGCGCCCGCCAACGACGCGCTGTGGGCCGCCGTCGCCGCGCGGCTGAGGGCAGCCGGCCTCGCCGACGTGCCCGCGGCGCTCGACCGCACGCGGCCGCTCGCCGCCATCTGGCAGGCGCCGGACCTGCTGTTCGCCCAGACCTGCGGCTACCCGCTGGTGACGACGCTGCGCGACGTCGTTCGCCCCGTCGCCGCACCGATCTACCGCTGGCCCGGCTGCCAAGGGGCGACGCATCGCAGCGTCGTCGTGGTGGCGACGGGTTCGCCTGCCGACGGGCTCGCCGCGCTGATCGGCGCACGAGCGGCCATCAACGGGCGCGACAGCAACACCGGCATGAACCTCTTCCGCCGGGCGCTGGCCGATGTCGCGGCCGGCGCGCCGATGTTCGGCGAAGTGATCGAGACCGGCAGCCACCTCGCCAGCCTCGCGGCGGTGCGCGACGGCGAGGCCGACGCCGCCGCGATCGACGCCGTCACCTTCGCGCTCGCCACGCACCATAGGCCGGAGCTGACGGCCGGCCTGCGCGTCGTCGCCACGACGCCGGTCAGCCCCTCCCTCCCCTTCGTCACGCGCCGGGATGCCGCGCCCGCCCTGGTCGCCGCCCTCGTCGAGGCGCTCGCGGGCGCGATCGCCGACCCGGTCAACGCCGCGGCCACCACGGCGCTCGGCCTCGTCGCGGTGCAGCCGGTGACATTCGCCGACTACGCCGTCGTCCGGCGCTACGCCGAGGAGGCGGCGGCTCTGGGCTACCCCGCCCTCGCCTGACGCGCAGGCCCACGCGAGCGCGCCGCGGCATCTCGTTCGTTCGACCATTTGAGGGGGTGAAAATTACGTCGTTTTCATGCATTCTCTCCCGAGATACGGGAAGAATGCATGGAAAGCTTAGGCGGCGCAGTGGCCGGAGCCTTCGGGCTCGTCCTCTCCGGAGACCCGGCGCTGATGGAAATCATCGGCCTGTCGCTGCGCGTCACGCTGTCGGCGGTGCTGCTCGCCTGCCTGATCGGCCTGCCGTTGGGGGCCGCGGTCGGCGCCTTCCGTTTCCCGGGCCGGACCGTGCTCGCCATCGTCCTCAATTCGCTGATGGGCCTGCCGCCGGTGGTGGTCGGCCTCGGCGTCTACCTCATGCTGTCGGCGTCGGGACCGCTCGGCGTGCTGGGGCTGCTCTATACGCCGACCGCGATGGTCATCGCGCAGACGATCCTCGTCACCCCCATCGTCGCGGCGCTGACCCGGCAGGTGGTGGAGGACCTCGACGCCGAATATTCCGAGCAGTTCGCATCGCTCGGCGTGCGCCCTTTGCCGCGCATCGCCGCCCTCCTGTGGGACGCGCGCTACAGCCTGCTGACGGTGGCGCTCGCCGGCTTCGGCCGGGCGGTGGCGGAGGTCGGCGCGGTGATCATCGTCGGCGGCAACATCAACCACGTCACCCGCGTCATGACGACGACGATCGCGCTGGAAACCTCCAAGGGCAACCTGAGCCTGGCGATGGCGCTGGGTATCGTGCTCCTCACCATCGCCCTCCTCGTCAACGCGATGGTGATGGCGGTGCGCGCGTCGGCGGCGAGGTCGGCTTATGCTTGAGGCCGCCTTCGCCCACCCGGCCCACCTCGCGGGCAGCGTCGTCACCCTGGCGCCGCCGCTGCTCGAAACGCGCGAGCTCACCTTCGCGGTGCGTGGGCGGCGCCTGGTGGACGGCGTCCGCCTCGCGGTCCGGCCGGGGCGGCGCACGGTGGTGCTCGGCGCCAACGGGGCGGGCAAGAGCCTGCTGCTGCGCCTGATGCACGGCCTGATCGCGCCGACCGAGGGCGCGGTGCTGTGGCAGGGACGGCCGCTGGACAAAGCGGCGCGGCGGCGGCAGGCGATGGTGTTCCAGCGGCCGGTGATGCTGCGCCGCTCGGCCCGCGCGAACATCGCCTTCGCGCTCGGCGTGAGCGGCGTGCCGCGCGCACGGCGGGCCGCGCGGATCGACGAGGCGCTGGAGCGGGCCCGGCTGACGGCGCTCGCCGGCCAGCCCGCCCGGCTTCTCTCCGGCGGCGAGCAGCAGCGTCTGGCGCTCGCCCGCGCGCTCGTGTGCGCGCCGGAGATCCTCTTCCTCGACGAGCCCACCGCCAGCCTCGACCCGGCCTCCACCCAGGCGATCGAGGCGGTGATCGCCGAGGCCGCCGCCGCCGGCGTCACCATCGTCATGGTCACGCACGACCGCGGCCAGGCCGAGCGCCTCGCCGACGACGTCGCCTTCCTGCACGCGGGCCGCCTCGTCGAGCACGGCCCTGCGGCGCGGCTCCTCGAGGCCCCGCAATCGGAACCGCTGCGCGCCTGGCTCGGAGGGCGGCTCTACCTCGGCCCCGCCTGAGCGCGTCGCCGCCGCAAACGAAAACACACGGGAGGACCCCTCATGCTCCGTCGCCATTTCCTCAGCCTCACCGCGGCCGGTCTCGTCGCCGCCACGTTCGCCGCGACGTTCGCCGGCGGTGCGCGCGCCGACGCGCCGTTCATCGTCGTGCAGTCGACGACGTCGACCCAGAACTCGGGCCTCTTCGACGAGCTGCTGCCGAAGTTCACCGACAAGACCGGCATCGAGGTCCGCGTCGTCGCGGTCGGCACCGGGCAGGCGATCAAGAACGCCGCGAACGGCGACGGCGACGTCCTCTTCGTGCACGCCAAGCCCGCCGAGGAGGCGTTCGTGGCCGGCGGCGACGGCGTCGAGCGGCACGACGTGATGTACAACGACTTCGTCATCGTCGGCCCGCCCTCCGACCCCGCCGAGGTCGCCGGTTCGGCCGACGTGGTCGCCGCCCTCACCAAGATCGCCGCGGCGCAGGCGCCGTTCGCCTCGCGCGGCGACGATTCGGGAACCAACAAGGCCGAACTGCGGCTGTGGGACGAAGCCGGCATCGACGTCGCGGGCGCGTCGGGCGGGTGGTACCGCGAGACCGGGTCGGGCATGGGCGCGACGCTCAACACCGGCACCGGCATGGGCGCCTACATCATGACCGACCGCGCCACCTGGATCGCCTTCGGCAACAAAGGCGACTACCAGATCGCCGTCGAGGGCGATCCGAAGATGTTCAACCAGTACGGCATCATCCTCGTGAGCCCGCAAAAGCACCCCAACGTGAAGGCGCAGGAGGGTCAGGCCTTCGTCGACTGGGTGATCTCGCCGGAAGGCCAGCAGGCCATCGCCGACTACCGGGTCGACGGGCAGCAGCTCTTCTTCCCCAACGCCGTGGGCGACTGACGCCTCAGCGCGACAGCCAGCGCACGCGGCCGTGGCCGGCGACGTCGTAGCCGCCCATCGCGGCGGCTTTGGCGGCGAACTCGGGCGTGCGGCAGAACGCCAGCAGCGCCTGCACGGGCGGGGTGAAATAGGCGTGCCGGTCGATCAGGAGATCGAACGCCTCGTCGACCAGCGGGCGGAACGACAGGCGGAACTGCTGGGCCACCGCCTCGAGGCCGAGCGCGGCGTCCGCCTCGCCGGCGTAGACGGCGGCCGCCGCCTCGGTCTCGGTCCGGGCGAGCGTGGGGTGAACGAGGATCGTGTCGGCCACCCCGGCGGCGGCGCCCAGCCGGTCGAACAGGGCGCGGGCGCCGGCGCCGGCCTGGCGCAGCACGACGCGGCGGCCGGCGAGGTCGCCCATACCGCCGATCCCTGCGGACGGGGCGGTGATGAGGCCCTGGGTGCGCCGGGCGAAGGCGATCAGCACCACGTCGGCCGGCTGGCGCGCGGCGACCGTCTCGATATTGAAGCCGCCGTCCTCGGGGATGTGCAAGGCCGCCAGCGCCGCCTCGCCCCGCATGAAGCGGTCGAGACCGTCGCCGCTGCCGTCGAGCAGCGCGGCGAGGCCGGAGCCCGATTCGCGCATGGCCCATTCCAGCAGCGGATCGTGCGAGCCGGCGAGGACCGGCGGTCGCTCGGCGGCGGGTCGCTCGGCCGGCGCGGGCGCTTCGCCGGAGATCCAGGCGGCGATCTCGTCCTTGGGAAAGAGCAGCTTGCCGGTGACGCGGCGGTGCGGGATCTCGCCCGCCGCGGCGAGGTCGTAGACCTTCCGCTCCTTCACCCTCAGAAGCTCGGCCACTTCCCGCGTCGTCAGGAAGGCCGGCTCCCGCGTCTCGCGTTCCGCTGCTGCCACGATCGCTCCACCCTGCGCCTGCCTCCTGACTTAGCGCGCTTTGCGGGCGGGTGAAATCACTCGTCGTCGTCGGCGAGCTCGCCGCGGCGGGACGTGACGCCGGGGTCGAGGCGAACCGAGTCGGCCGCCGCGGTGCGATCGGCCGACGACCAGCCGACCAGCTCGCTGTTGAGGACGTAGGCGGCGCCGACCGTGATGGCGGCGAGGGCGGTGAAGGAGAGGAGCATCGCGCGCATGAGGGTCACTCCGTGTGCTGGCGCAGGAATTCGATGAGGTCGTGGCGGTCGCCGGCGTCGGTGATGCGCTGCATCGGCATGTTGGAGCCGGGGACGTAGTGCTCGGGGCCGAGGTCGAAGAGGGCGCCGAGACTGTCGGCGGTCCACACGATGTCGCTGGCGGCGAGCATGTCGGAATAGCGGTAGCCGGCGACGGCGCCGGCGCGGCGGCCGAAGATGCCGGCGAGGGTCGGCCCGGCGCGGCGCTCGCCGTCGCCGGTGAGGGTGTGGCAGACGCTGCACTTGCGCTGGAATTGCCGTTCGCCGTTGTCCATCTCGGCCGGCGGGACGAGGAAGGGGCGCTGCACGGTGCCGAGCACGGGCGCCTGCGTGCCGGCGCGGGCGACGATGGCGGCGCTGTCGTCGATGCCGCCGGCGACGAGATGCGCGCCGTCGCTGAAGGAGAGCGCCCAGACCGGGCCGCGCGCGGCGACCAGACTGTCGGCGACCGTCGTCCACCCGGCCGTCTCCACCACCATGACGTGCCCCTCGCCGTCGCCGATGGCAAGGTCCGCGCCGTCCGGCGAACGGGCCAGGGCCAGGATGGGGCGCCGCCCGGCGGTGAGGTCCGCGAGGGTCGCGCCGTCGGCGAGGGCGAGGACGCGCGTGCCGCCGTCGACCGCGCCATAGGCGATCCAGCCGGCCGCGCGGTCGACGGCGAGGACGTTGATCGCGAAGCCGTGGCGGGCGAGGACGCCGCGCTCGGCCCCCTCTTCGACCGACCACAGCCGCAGCGAACCGTCGGCCGACGCGCTGGCGAGCGTGGCGTCGTCCACGAAGGCGACGGCGTTGACGGCGCCGTCGTGGCCGGTGAGCCAGCGTTCCAAGGTGCCGTCGGTGCGCCAGAGGCCGATCTTGCCGTCCCACCCGGCGGAGGCGATGCGCGTCCCGTCCGGCGAGACGGCGACGTCCGCGACCGAGCCCTGGTGGCCTTCGAGGCGGTGCGTCGGCGTGGCGGCGGCAAGGTCCCAGAGGATGACGGCGAAGTCGTCGCCGGCGGAGACCGCGCCGTCCGGCGGCAGGAAGGCGACGGCCTTCACGGCGGCGCGGTGGCCTTCGAGCCAGCGCACCGATCCGTCGGCGAGGGTCCAGAGGCCGACCGAGTTGTCGAACGAGGCGGTCAGCGCCACTGTCGCCGTCGCGGCGGCGGCCATGATCGGTCCGCCGTGGCCGCTCAGGCGCGCGCCCTGCGCGGCCGATCCCGGCCCGGTCGCGCCGCGGACGGGCGCGCCGGCCGGCGCCGTGGCAGAAATTGCGGCCGACGGGGGCGCGGCGGCGGGGCGAGAGGCGGCGGCGGTGGGACGGGACGGCGTGGCGGGCGGCGCCGCGTGCCGGCCGGCCTCGGCTCCTCGCGGCGGGAGCGCCGAGGCCTCGCCGGAGGTCGCGCC
This portion of the Acuticoccus sp. I52.16.1 genome encodes:
- a CDS encoding c-type cytochrome, producing MAAAATATVALTASFDNSVGLWTLADGSVRWLEGHRAAVKAVAFLPPDGAVSAGDDFAVILWDLAAATPTHRLEGHQGSVADVAVSPDGTRIASAGWDGKIGLWRTDGTLERWLTGHDGAVNAVAFVDDATLASASADGSLRLWSVEEGAERGVLARHGFAINVLAVDRAAGWIAYGAVDGGTRVLALADGATLADLTAGRRPILALARSPDGADLAIGDGEGHVMVVETAGWTTVADSLVAARGPVWALSFSDGAHLVAGGIDDSAAIVARAGTQAPVLGTVQRPFLVPPAEMDNGERQFQRKCSVCHTLTGDGERRAGPTLAGIFGRRAGAVAGYRYSDMLAASDIVWTADSLGALFDLGPEHYVPGSNMPMQRITDAGDRHDLIEFLRQHTE
- a CDS encoding ATP-binding cassette domain-containing protein, with the translated sequence MLEAAFAHPAHLAGSVVTLAPPLLETRELTFAVRGRRLVDGVRLAVRPGRRTVVLGANGAGKSLLLRLMHGLIAPTEGAVLWQGRPLDKAARRRQAMVFQRPVMLRRSARANIAFALGVSGVPRARRAARIDEALERARLTALAGQPARLLSGGEQQRLALARALVCAPEILFLDEPTASLDPASTQAIEAVIAEAAAAGVTIVMVTHDRGQAERLADDVAFLHAGRLVEHGPAARLLEAPQSEPLRAWLGGRLYLGPA
- a CDS encoding extracellular solute-binding protein, which codes for MLRRHFLSLTAAGLVAATFAATFAGGARADAPFIVVQSTTSTQNSGLFDELLPKFTDKTGIEVRVVAVGTGQAIKNAANGDGDVLFVHAKPAEEAFVAGGDGVERHDVMYNDFVIVGPPSDPAEVAGSADVVAALTKIAAAQAPFASRGDDSGTNKAELRLWDEAGIDVAGASGGWYRETGSGMGATLNTGTGMGAYIMTDRATWIAFGNKGDYQIAVEGDPKMFNQYGIILVSPQKHPNVKAQEGQAFVDWVISPEGQQAIADYRVDGQQLFFPNAVGD
- a CDS encoding helix-turn-helix domain-containing protein translates to MTAQRHAVVTSFRERLQLVIDRSRLSPSAYAKAVGIDRSTLAQLLAPANARLPRAETLAAVATLAGVSVDWLLGLTSQERPGAEVIEPVRIEGGAHSPIDDRFLRWYAEAETAGYRIRSVPRSFPDFLKSAEVTAYEYAQWPEVDEAATARWALERREHLRRSELSQESCVPIQALQAFAAGTGQWHALPARVRHEQLVEMSTICRELYPSLTFHLYDLRQTYSAPFTVFGPQRAMIYIGALFFMFTATEHVRALNRRFDDLIRAAVVQPHEACELMARLAEEVR
- a CDS encoding ABC transporter permease; amino-acid sequence: MESLGGAVAGAFGLVLSGDPALMEIIGLSLRVTLSAVLLACLIGLPLGAAVGAFRFPGRTVLAIVLNSLMGLPPVVVGLGVYLMLSASGPLGVLGLLYTPTAMVIAQTILVTPIVAALTRQVVEDLDAEYSEQFASLGVRPLPRIAALLWDARYSLLTVALAGFGRAVAEVGAVIIVGGNINHVTRVMTTTIALETSKGNLSLAMALGIVLLTIALLVNAMVMAVRASAARSAYA
- a CDS encoding helix-turn-helix transcriptional regulator, with translation MAAAERETREPAFLTTREVAELLRVKERKVYDLAAAGEIPHRRVTGKLLFPKDEIAAWISGEAPAPAERPAAERPPVLAGSHDPLLEWAMRESGSGLAALLDGSGDGLDRFMRGEAALAALHIPEDGGFNIETVAARQPADVVLIAFARRTQGLITAPSAGIGGMGDLAGRRVVLRQAGAGARALFDRLGAAAGVADTILVHPTLARTETEAAAAVYAGEADAALGLEAVAQQFRLSFRPLVDEAFDLLIDRHAYFTPPVQALLAFCRTPEFAAKAAAMGGYDVAGHGRVRWLSR
- a CDS encoding phosphate/phosphite/phosphonate ABC transporter substrate-binding protein encodes the protein MGTASLGMYDAPFVAPANDALWAAVAARLRAAGLADVPAALDRTRPLAAIWQAPDLLFAQTCGYPLVTTLRDVVRPVAAPIYRWPGCQGATHRSVVVVATGSPADGLAALIGARAAINGRDSNTGMNLFRRALADVAAGAPMFGEVIETGSHLASLAAVRDGEADAAAIDAVTFALATHHRPELTAGLRVVATTPVSPSLPFVTRRDAAPALVAALVEALAGAIADPVNAAATTALGLVAVQPVTFADYAVVRRYAEEAAALGYPALA
- a CDS encoding fatty acid desaturase, encoding MPATPFDHVTFSHRRTVEWPTVALCGAVFGGWGALTYWHACLPLAVSIPAAAWVVAWHSSLQHEIVHGHPTAWRAVNRALGFVPLSLWIPFARYRAMHLAHHRDERLTDPLDDPETYYWTPDDWSALSPPIRLLVAAQATLLGRMAIGPAWCIGRYLAADFSAICAGDRALARVWLRHGVGCIAVLAWLWAVCGMAPWVYVALFVYPGTALLLVRSFAEHRAEDAVHHRTAIVERAPVLGLLFLYNNLHAAHHARPTLPWYRLPAWYAQNRDMLISRNGGLVYRGYAEIVRRYLLAPHDMPLHPTGRAPDGTASAAGAMRPAPGARAGGAAIHGAAVGAIAAPAAPER